A segment of the Streptomyces sp. Tu 2975 genome:
CGCCTTTGCGGTGTTCGCGGCCGAGGCGCCGCAGTTCCCGCTGGGCGAGGTGGAAGCCGTCCATGGGGACGAGGACGGCGAGGCCGTCGAGCGCTTCGACGATCCGGCCGGCAAGGGTGGATTTCCCGGCGCCGGGCGCCCCGGCGATCCCGAGGAGACTCCGGTGCCCCGGTGCGGCGAGGGACCGGGCACGCTCGACGAGGTGGTGCGGCAGGGCGGCCATGCCGCCCATTGTCGCGAGTCATACGTATAACCTTGGTGGATGCCGAACATCGCCCTGATCACGCTCGTCGTCCGCGACTACGACGAGGCCATCGCCTTCTACACCGACGCGCTGGGTTTCCACCTGGTCGAGGACACCGACCGAGGGGACGGAAGCCGGTGGGTGGTCGTCCGCCCGGCGGGTTCCGGACCCGGCACCGGTCTGCTGCTGGCCCGCGCCGGCGACGACGAGCAGCGCGCGAGCGTCGGCGCGCAGACCGGCGGCCGGGTGGGATTCTTCCTGCACACGGACGACTTCGCGCGCGACCACACCCGGATGACGGCCGCAGGTGTGCGCTTCCTCGAGGAACCGCGGCACGAGGCGTACGGCTCGGTGGCCGTGTTCGAGGACCTCTACGGCAACAAGTGGGACCTGCTCCAGCCGCGGTGACCGGGGCCGTTCCTGTCGGCGACGCCCACCGTGGCCCTGGCGTGACGGGCCCCTCGGCCGCCCCGGCCTCCTCCTACGCCCCTACAGCGGCAGCGCGCACACCGCGACCGGTGACGTGAACGCCGGTCCCGCCGAGCGGAGTGCGCCCGTACGCCGGTCCACATGAAAGACCGTCACCGTGCTCGAGCGCTGATTCGCCGCGAACAGCAGCCCGCCCGACGGCGAGAGAGCGATGTGCCGTGGGAAGTCGCCCCCGACGGGAACGGTGTCGAGCAGGCGCAGACGCGACCCCCCGGCCTCGACGGCGTACCGGGTCAGGCTGTTGTGCCCCCGGTTGGCGAGGTACGCGTACCTGCCGTCGCCGGTCACCACGAACTGGGCCGGGTAGTTGGTGCCGGACCCGGTTCCGGTGGGCTGCGGCGCGCCCGGCCGGAGCCTGCCGGTCCGCGGCTCGTAGGCGCAGACGACGACGGTGTTGTCGAGCTCGTTCGCCACGTAGGCGTGCCGGCCGGAGGGGTGGAAGGTGAGGTGCCGTGGACCGGCACCGGGCCGCAGCGTCGTTCGCGACACCTCGGTGAGCGTGCCCGCCCGGGTGTCGAGGCGGTAGGTGTACAGGGTGTCGTTGCCGAGGTCGACGGCGAGCACATGCCCGCCGTCGGGGCTGGTGACGATCTGGTGGGCGTGCGGACCCTGTTGACCGGGTCCGGGCGGCGGACCGGCGTGGGTGACCAGGTCCGTACGCTCACCCGGCGCCCCGGAGGCGGCGAGCGGGTGGACGGCGACGCTGCCGGAGCCGTAGTCGGCGCTGAGCAGCCACCGCCCGGACGGGTGCACGGACAGCTGGCAGGGCGCGGGCCCGCCGGTGGGCTGGCTGCCGAGCACCTCGTGGGCGCCGCCCTCGTCGAGCCGCACGGCGGTCACGGCACCGGCATCGCGTTCGTTCACCGCGTACAGGGTCCGGCCGGAGGGGTGGACGGCGAGGTACGACGGGTCGCCGACGCCGTCGACGACGCCGGTGCCGCTGATCGTGCCGCTCGTCTCGTCGTACGTGGCCGTCGCGATCCCCGAGCCGCCCCCTTCGGCGGAGGTGTACGTGCCGATGAACAGGGGGCGCGCCGTGCGGGGCCGGGCCGTGGCAGTGGTGGCCACCCGCGATCTGGCCCGCGGCGCGGAGTCCTCCGCCTGCGAGCACGCCGCGAGCGCGCCGCCGGCGGCCAGCGCGCCCAAGGCGCCGAGGAAACGGCGCCGCCCTGCATGCGCGGCGCCGTCGGTCCGGTGGTCCCTGCCCGTGCCGGTGCTGATGCCCATGACAGGGAGGGTAGGGGCCGCGACCGGTCCAGCGGCGGTTCAGCGGCGCCGTCCGGCCCTTGATCCTGCCTTTGCCCGCTCCTTCTCCTCGTAGTCCTCGTCGTCCTCGTCGTCGTCCTCGCGGTCCTCGTACGCCTCGTCCTCGTACTCGGCGTCGTCCTCGTCCTCGTACCGCCGGGGGCCGCCTTCCTCGTCCTCTTCCTCGTCGTCCTCTTCCTCCCCCTCCCCGGCTTCGCCTCGGTCCTCGGCTTCGTCCTCGTAGTCGTAGTCGCGGTCGTCGCGCTCGTCGCGTTCCTCGTCCTCGTCGCCCTGGTCCTCGCGCTCCGCCTCTTCGCGCTCGAGTGCGTCTTCGTGGCTGACGACGACCTCGCCGTCACGCACTTCGCCGCGCCAGCCCTCCGCCTCTTCGTCCGTGAGGGTCACATGGCGCTGGAAGTGCTTGAAGTCGAGTCGCAGACGCCGGCCTTGGGCACGCCACAGGTTGCCCGTCTTCTCGAAGAACCCCGAGGGGTAGTACTCCACGACGAGCACGATGCGGGTCAGGGAAGGGGCCAGCTCGTGGAAGCTCACGCATCCGCGGGTGCTCCCCTTGGCGCCCTCCGACGTCCACACGATCCGGTCGTCCGGTACCTGCTCCTGGACCGTCGCCGACCAGCCGCGGGTGGACGGCCCCACCTTGACCTTCCAGTCGGAACTGACCTCGTCCTTCTGGGAGACGCTGCGCACGCCCTTGGTGAAGCCACTGAACGCCTCGTACTTGGTCCAGTGGTCGTACGCCGTGCGTATGGGTACGCCCACGTCGAGGGTCTCGACGATGTTCATGACCTTGGTGTCGCCGGACTTGCGCCCGCCCTTGCCGCCTCCGAGCTTTTCCTTCACCTTGCCCACGATGTTGTCCTTGGTGCTCTTGAGCTTGGCGCCGATCAGGGACTTCATCACTCCGCCGACGGGCAACTTTCCTCCGTTCTCGGCGACGTCGAGAAGCTTGTCCGAGAGGCCTGACACCTTGTCGCCTGCTGTGTCGGCGAGCCGTCCCGCGCGGGCGCCGACGTAGCCGGTGAGCTCCTCGCGCAGCTGGTCCAGGCCGGTACCGGCCTCACGTGTGGATCGCTGATCCGTGCTGGTCATGGCCCTACCTCCGCCGTGTGCCCGACCCGGACGTCGCGTCCGTGCCGGAGGGAACTCGCTTCGCGGACGCCTTCCCGGTCGTGGCGGCCTTCTTCGCGGCGGCCCTGGCGGTGGCCTTCTTCTCGGTGGAGGTCCCGGCGGAGGCCTTCTTCGCCGTCTTTCCGGCAGCGGCACCGCGGGACCGGAGCTCGCCCCGCGCCCCCTTCTGCTGCTTCTCGGGCTTGCGCTCCTCCTGCTCCTCCTCGGGCTCGTCCCCCCGGTCCGCCTCCGTCTCGCGCTGCTCCTTGTCGTCCCCCTCGTCCCGGTCCTCGAGACGCAGCGTGCGCTCGTGCAGCGCGTCGGCCAGCCCGGCCATCTTGCGGTCGGCGGTCGCCGCCAGCGCCTGGCGGCCGGCTTCCATGAGCTCGCCCCGCAGCTGGTCGCCCAGTCCCGCGAGCTGCGGGGCGTCCTTGAGCGTCTTCACGCCCTGGGTCAGCATTTTCTGCGGGTCGAGGCCGGCGCGCCGCCCGGCGAGGTACGTGCCCACCGCGAAGGCCATGCGGCCCTTCTTCGTACGGCCCAGCACGTAGCCACCTGCCACGGCGGCCGCGAGGGCCATGCGGTTGATGTCCTTCATGAGCTGCTCCCTGTGTGACAGGTCCTGGCCCGGCCGCTCGCTCCCCTGCGCGTGCCTCTCAACGTCCATGCCGGTGCGGGCCTGTTGGGGCCGGGAGAGCCGGTAGGTCCACGAGTTCCACAGCGAACCCGGAATATGCCTATATGCTGAAATTGTACGTTTCTGTGCGATGAACGGTCCTGTCGTGGTGAGAAGGGGCGATGACTTCCTCAGATCCCGCCGGACGGCGTCCCAAGATCAAGGCGGCGAGCGTCATGCGCTCCGCGGCGGACCAGCTGGCTGAGCTGCTCGGCCGCCCGCCCGAGTCGGTATCGGCGCTCAGACACACCGAGGACGGCTGGGAGGCCGACGTGGAGGTGCTGGAGGTCGAACGGATCCCCGACACCACGAGCGTGCTGGCCAGCTACCGGGTGACGCTCGACGAGGAGGGCGATCTGGTGGAGTACCGGCGTACCCGGCGCTACACCCGCGGTCAGATCGACCGACCGAACTGAACGACCTTCGAGGGCCCGCTGCGGGCTGTGCGACGAAGGGAGACACCATGACGGTGGTACCGCAAGGCGGAGACGGCGTTGCCAGGGGAGGCGGCGGCGGCTCCGGCACCCTCTACGACGTCCTCGACCTCATTCTCGACCGCGGACTGGTCATCGACGTCTTCGTGCGCGTGTCCCTGGTCGGCATCGAGATTTTGAAGATCGACGCCCGCGTCGTCGTGGCCAGCGTCGACACGTACCTGCGCTTCGCGGAGGCCTGCAACCGCCTCGATCTCGAGTCCGGCAGAAAGGCACCCGCCCAGCTGACCGACGTCGTCGGCGACACCCTCGAGAGCGGGGCGAAGGGGAAGTCGAAGGGGGCGCTCGGTGGCGCGATGGAGGCCGTGGCCGATTCCCTCACCGGCGGCGGCAAGAAGAGGCAGGCCGACGACGACCGCGCCGAACTCGAGGAGGGGACGGACGCCGAGGAACGGGAACCCGTGGAAGAGCGCAGGCCCACTCGGCGGACCTCCCGGCGGGAACGGGAAAGGTAAGGCGGGCGGGAGTGATCCCGCAGTGAGGAGCGACCATGGCCGTGTACGTCTACTCGATCACCGCCGAGGATCATCCGGTCCGTCTCGACGGCGTCGAGGGAGTCGGAGAACCGCCGGCCGACCTGCGAAAGGTGGTCGCCGGGTCGGTGTGCGCCGTGGTCAGCGACGCGCCGGAAGGACTGCGGCCCAAGCGCCGTGACGTCATGGCGCACCAGGCCGTCCAGGAACGCCTCATGGCCGACGGTGCGGTGCTGCCGCTGCGCTTCGGGCTGACGGCACCCGACGACGAAGCGGTGCGGGACGCGCTGGAGCAGGGATCGGCGCAGTACAAGCAGCGCATCGAGGCGGTACGCGGGTGCGCCGAGTACAACCTGAAGGCGTCGCAGGACGAGGACGCGATCCTGCGCGAGATCCTGCTCGAGTCGGAGACGGCCCGGGAGCTGAACGACCGGATCCGCAGGGGTGAGGCGACGCCCGATATGCCGGTGCAGCTGGGCGAGTTGGTGGCCGGAGAGGTGCAGGCGCGGCAGGAGGCGCTGGCCTCGGGCGTCATCGAGGCGCTCCGTCCCCACAGCCGCGAGGTGAGCACCGCGCAGCCCACGGGGGAGGACTTCCTCAATGTGTCCTTCCTGGTGGCCGAGGACCAGGAGGAGCTGTTCCTCGCCACCCAGCTCAGTGTCACCAACCAGTTGGGCGAGGGGTACACGTTCCGGCTCAGCGGACCGCTCCCTCCGTACAGCTTCGTCTGAAGGGCTGATGTGCCATGGGCCTGTTCACCCAGATCGTCACCCTGCCGCTGGCGCCGGTGCGGGGGGTCGTGTGGGTCGTGGACCGGGTGCGGGAGGCGGCGGAGGAGGAGTACTACGACCCCGCGCCCGTGCATCGCGCGCTGGCCGAGCTGGAGGCCCAGCTCACTTCGGGGGAGATCGACGAGGAGACGTTCGACCGGAGGGAGGACGAGCTGCTGGACCGCCTCGAAGAGATCATGGCGTACCGGGCCGACATCGGGCGGTGACGCCGGCCGAGCCACCCCGGTCGGGCTCCTGGCCGCGTCCTGGCGGCCGGGCTGCCGGCCGGGACGGCGCCGTGCACCGCACGCACCGCGAAACGTGAGGTTCCGATCGTGACCGAACCACTCGCCAACCGGACCGGCTCCTACCCTTCCCGGGCCGCGCCGGGCTACGCCCAGGGCTCGTCCTCCTCGAATCTCGCCGACATCCTCGAACGGGTCCTCGACAAGGGCATCGTGATCGCCGGTGACATCCGGATCAACCTTCTCGACATCGAGCTGCTGACCATCAAACTGCGCCTGTTGGTCGCGTCCGTGGACAAGGCGAAGGAGATGGGGATCGACTGGTGGGAGCACGACCCCTCCCTGTCGTCCCGAGCGTCGCAGGACGGCTCGGAACGCTCCCTCGCCGCGGAGAACCGGCGCCTGCGCGAGGAGATAGAAGCACTGCGGCGCGAGAGCTCGCTGCCCGGCCGGGCCGAGGAGCCCCTGGAGGCGCCACGCCCCACCGTGGAAGGCCGGGTGCTCGCGGAGAGCCGGGAAAGCCGGGAACCCGAGGAGCGTCGGGAAAGCAGGCAGCCCGAGGAGCGTCGGGGAAGCCGGGAACCCGAGGAGCGTCGGGAAAGCAGGGAACCCGAGGAGCGTCGGGAAGCCAGGGAAAGCAGGACAGGCAAGGAAGCCAGGGACCGGGGCGACGGCGAGCAACGCAGGGAACGCCGACAACGGCCCGACCGCTCGGATCGTGACGACCGCCCGGCCCCCCGCGCACGCCGCGAGACCCGTGAACGCTCCGACCGCCCGGAACGCCCCGCACGCCGAGGAACCCGCGCCGATGACCGCTGAGAAGACGACTCCTGAGGACACGACCGCCGCCGAGGGCCTCCCGCACGGCGGCGAGGCCGTCACCTACGTCTACGCCGTCGCCCGGGACTCAGCGGCGCTGCGGGAGTCCGCGGCGGAGCTGGCGGGCGTGGGAGGCGCCGCGGTGCGTGTCGTCGCGGGGACGGAGGGCGACGGCTCCGGCGGGGACGGAACCGCCGAGCCCGGGCAGGTGGCCTTCGTCGCGAGTTCCGTGAGCGCGCGGGACTTCGACGAGGACGCCCTGCGGCGCCATCTCGAGGACCTCGAGTGGCTGGAAACGGTCGCGCGTGCGCACCACGCGGTGATCGAGACGCTCGCCGGGGTGACGACGGTGCTGCCGCTGCGGCTCGCGACGGTCTACCTCGACGACGACCGCGCCCGGGAGGCACTGGACGCCGGCCGCGCCGAATTCGTAGAGCTGCTGTCGCGGCTCGAAGGACATGTCGAGTGGGGCGTCAAGATCTACGTGGATGCCCCCTCGGAGCCCCCGCACCAGACGCGGCCGCCACCGCCTCTCCCCGGGCACCGACGACTCCGGCCTCGGACCGGGGCGCTCGTACCTCCGCACCCGCAGGGCGCAGCGGAGCAGCCGTGAGCGGGCGCACGAGGCGGCACGGACGGCGGCGGACCGGATCGAGGCCGCGGGCCACGCGTACGCCACCGACCGGGCACGCCACCGGGTCCAGCAGGGCGAACTGGCCGGCTCGAGCGGCGAGAACGTCGTGAACGACGCCTACCTGCTGCGGGAGGACCGGTCGCAGGCGTTCCACGCGGAGGTGGCGCGGGCGGCGGAAGACCTGGCCGGAGTACGGGTCGAGGTCACCGGCCCCTGGGTTCCCTACTCCTTCACCACGCCACCCGACGGCATGTCCGACGCATCAGGCTCCTCCGCCGCGTCGAGCGCCGAGGACCGGCCGTCGTGACCGGGCCCGTGACCCCCCGCCACGACGACCCGCTCCCGC
Coding sequences within it:
- the gvpJ gene encoding gas vesicle protein GvpJ, whose protein sequence is MTVVPQGGDGVARGGGGGSGTLYDVLDLILDRGLVIDVFVRVSLVGIEILKIDARVVVASVDTYLRFAEACNRLDLESGRKAPAQLTDVVGDTLESGAKGKSKGALGGAMEAVADSLTGGGKKRQADDDRAELEEGTDAEEREPVEERRPTRRTSRRERER
- a CDS encoding GvpL/GvpF family gas vesicle protein, whose protein sequence is MAVYVYSITAEDHPVRLDGVEGVGEPPADLRKVVAGSVCAVVSDAPEGLRPKRRDVMAHQAVQERLMADGAVLPLRFGLTAPDDEAVRDALEQGSAQYKQRIEAVRGCAEYNLKASQDEDAILREILLESETARELNDRIRRGEATPDMPVQLGELVAGEVQARQEALASGVIEALRPHSREVSTAQPTGEDFLNVSFLVAEDQEELFLATQLSVTNQLGEGYTFRLSGPLPPYSFV
- a CDS encoding gas vesicle protein GvpG; translated protein: MGLFTQIVTLPLAPVRGVVWVVDRVREAAEEEYYDPAPVHRALAELEAQLTSGEIDEETFDRREDELLDRLEEIMAYRADIGR
- a CDS encoding histone protein; protein product: MKDINRMALAAAVAGGYVLGRTKKGRMAFAVGTYLAGRRAGLDPQKMLTQGVKTLKDAPQLAGLGDQLRGELMEAGRQALAATADRKMAGLADALHERTLRLEDRDEGDDKEQRETEADRGDEPEEEQEERKPEKQQKGARGELRSRGAAAGKTAKKASAGTSTEKKATARAAAKKAATTGKASAKRVPSGTDATSGSGTRRR
- a CDS encoding GvpL/GvpF family gas vesicle protein is translated as MPPRSPRTRRGRHRLSPGTDDSGLGPGRSYLRTRRAQRSSRERAHEAARTAADRIEAAGHAYATDRARHRVQQGELAGSSGENVVNDAYLLREDRSQAFHAEVARAAEDLAGVRVEVTGPWVPYSFTTPPDGMSDASGSSAASSAEDRPS
- a CDS encoding VOC family protein, with the protein product MPNIALITLVVRDYDEAIAFYTDALGFHLVEDTDRGDGSRWVVVRPAGSGPGTGLLLARAGDDEQRASVGAQTGGRVGFFLHTDDFARDHTRMTAAGVRFLEEPRHEAYGSVAVFEDLYGNKWDLLQPR
- a CDS encoding SRPBCC family protein, with translation MTSTDQRSTREAGTGLDQLREELTGYVGARAGRLADTAGDKVSGLSDKLLDVAENGGKLPVGGVMKSLIGAKLKSTKDNIVGKVKEKLGGGKGGRKSGDTKVMNIVETLDVGVPIRTAYDHWTKYEAFSGFTKGVRSVSQKDEVSSDWKVKVGPSTRGWSATVQEQVPDDRIVWTSEGAKGSTRGCVSFHELAPSLTRIVLVVEYYPSGFFEKTGNLWRAQGRRLRLDFKHFQRHVTLTDEEAEGWRGEVRDGEVVVSHEDALEREEAEREDQGDEDEERDERDDRDYDYEDEAEDRGEAGEGEEEDDEEEDEEGGPRRYEDEDDAEYEDEAYEDREDDDEDDEDYEEKERAKAGSRAGRRR
- a CDS encoding lactonase family protein, which codes for MGISTGTGRDHRTDGAAHAGRRRFLGALGALAAGGALAACSQAEDSAPRARSRVATTATARPRTARPLFIGTYTSAEGGGSGIATATYDETSGTISGTGVVDGVGDPSYLAVHPSGRTLYAVNERDAGAVTAVRLDEGGAHEVLGSQPTGGPAPCQLSVHPSGRWLLSADYGSGSVAVHPLAASGAPGERTDLVTHAGPPPGPGQQGPHAHQIVTSPDGGHVLAVDLGNDTLYTYRLDTRAGTLTEVSRTTLRPGAGPRHLTFHPSGRHAYVANELDNTVVVCAYEPRTGRLRPGAPQPTGTGSGTNYPAQFVVTGDGRYAYLANRGHNSLTRYAVEAGGSRLRLLDTVPVGGDFPRHIALSPSGGLLFAANQRSSTVTVFHVDRRTGALRSAGPAFTSPVAVCALPL
- a CDS encoding gas vesicle protein, giving the protein MTSSDPAGRRPKIKAASVMRSAADQLAELLGRPPESVSALRHTEDGWEADVEVLEVERIPDTTSVLASYRVTLDEEGDLVEYRRTRRYTRGQIDRPN